From Nicotiana tabacum cultivar K326 chromosome 22, ASM71507v2, whole genome shotgun sequence, one genomic window encodes:
- the LOC107822729 gene encoding mavicyanin-like → MGFTKRTIMLLCFIMAANSVELSTAAVYEVGDSKGWIVGNVDYNDWASSKNFQVNDILKFNYNNKYHNVMQVSSQEYYSCTVASPIATLNTGKDSFTLSAPGDYYYLCGVPGHCQIGQKVHIQVSGSQAKNVQGNAYLSKASVVSSHSFLWFSIVGMLGICFF, encoded by the exons ATGGGTTTCACCAAAAGAACAATAATGCTTCTGTGCTTTATTATGGCTGCTAATTCAGTTGAACTCTCCACGGCTGCTGTGTATGAAGTTGGTGATTCTAAAGGTTGGATAGTAGGCAACGTTGATTATAATGATTGGGCTTCTTCAAAGAATTTTCAAGTTAATGACATCTTGA AATTTAATTACAACAACAAATACCACAATGTGATGCAAGTGAGTAGCCAAGAATATTATTCATGTACAGTTGCATCTCCAATAGCCACTTTAAATACAGGCAAAGACTCTTTTACACTTTCAGCCCCTGGCGATTACTATTATCTTTGCGGGGTTCCTGGCCATTGCCAAATTGGCCAAAAAGTTCATATACAAGTTAGTGGTTCTCAGGCAAAGAATGTCCAAGGAAATGCTTATCTATCTAAAGCAAGTGTTGTTTCATCCCATTCTTTCTTGTGGTTTTCCATCGTCGGCATGCTTGGAATTTGTTTTTTCTAG